gaggtcatctaattgcatatgcttcctctaagaaaaaagcaatggaagcacacaggctagatcttgagagggagctggaatgctgtgaaaaaatacataaacaatccctagacagcacctcctggagtcatcttaaagcagccaaagccaaactgaatttggactacactcgggagataaaaaaaaaagttttctttactaaacagaaataccatgagtatagcaataggcccagtagattgcttgcttaccaattaaaaaaggagcagtcagagcgtacaatcatggctatccgaacagcagaggacgaggtcacatatgaccccaaaaaatatcaatttaacttttcatgatttttactgcaaactatatacctctgagagaaaacacacggaggcagaactccactccttcctagagggaatctcgctacctaaactatcCGAGACCGACCAggaagatctcaactcccccttcactcctgaggagatcctggaggcaattacctccatgccacctaataagtccccaggcccagatggattccccagagagttctacaaagctttttggccccagctcagccctatcttcatgccaatgctggaggatttttgcaaaaactgagttctcccagactcaatgcacacagctcgcattacagtgttgctaaaaaaggacaaggaccccctatcctgctcgtccttccggcccataagcttgttggatttcgactataaaataattaccaaattgctcgccaaaagactaaacactcttcttcccaaaataataaaagcggaccaaactggatttattagagacagatactcttctgataacattcgccgtctttttgatattattgatcaagtaaacgcacaaaagacccctgtcctgctggcttcactggatgctgagaaggcgtttgacaggatggattggagctttctgttttcagtcttagaaaagttcaatatgggcccaaattttattaaatggatcaaatcactatactctcatccaaatgccatggtgactactaatggactgaactctgacagattccctctggaacggggcacaagacaagggtgctcgctgtccccgctgctctacttgttgggggcggagcctctggcagagctgataaggagcaatccaagtattatgggtgtttctgcaggtggcctgcagcacaagatttcgctttacgcggatgatgtcttgctctacatatccaaccctgagaaatccctccctctcattttagacacaattgctcagtatgggaagttttcaggttataagatcaatttcaacaaatccactgtctgccctctcaatattacactcaccagctctatgaagacactttgtcctttccaatggaaaacacacaggtttcaatacctcgggatcttcataacaccagatctgaatagcctttttaaggaaaattatcttccactcctggatcgaatcaagaacgatctccaaacctggatctccctcccaattagcttagtaggaagaattaatgtaatccgtatgaacgtcctccctagactaaactacttatttcagatgcttccatgctatctcccagtttccttcttcaaaacaactaaccaaagcatcaccaaatgTATATGcggcaataaaaaacctaggatcaagttttccactttatcaaaacctgaatctaaaggtggtcttgcccttccctcctttcaactgtactactggtctgcccaaatccgcaacatgctaacatggatcacaaacagacaagagtcaacgtggattcagatagaagcccaatcctgtggttcattgcccttaagctcaattatattcattaataactttagtgaagtgggcaacatagccaaaacctttgcgatttacagcaccctactagcgtggagggactgtaagaaatacctgggcatttcctcccaaatatgttctcactcgcctatagtaggcaacccagacttgccaaaagccctgagggatgccaacattaatctttggcatactctaggaatcaggaccttttcagacctatttcatcagaaaacctctacactgaaatcctttcaagagctctgcagtgaattcgatgtgccaagatcccattttttttaaaaaatatcttcaaattagacatgtaatttcctcatttacctccaagaggaggtttagaactcagttgaatgaagttgaaacccttcttgtcactgcacaatccattaaaggcaaaatatcttacatctatagactcctttctgagaaaggaagctcctcctttactcctttgaaaataatctgggaaaaggaccttggtctgacgatcagtgatgagttatgggcggaggtttgcgacagggtatactgctcctctaccagtgtaaaaatgaaagaatctaattacacatttttgtacaaattttattatactcctttgagactccatagaatgaaaacagatatgtctcctaactgtaaaagatgtacctctgaaagcggaacctatatgcatgtattttgtattattattttttaattttttatttttttatttttttaaagcctgtcacatctgtgaattgtggaatgtgttttgttggttgaatgaaaaacaagaaaacttaataaaactttaaattgaaaaaaaaaaaaaaaaaaaaaaaagaataactaAATGTAActtaactaaatgtggaaaaagtcaagggatctgaatactttctgaatgcactgtaggtacaTTTATTCACTACCATGTACAGTAAAAGAACATTAATTGCACTCGGTCGGtgagatgttttatatttatataattgTAAACATACAGTAGATGGCCTAGAGTGGGTACATGCTTTGTGGTGTAGGCTGTTTCttctggtggtctagggcagcctggtggtctagggcagcctgATGTCcaggtggtctagggcagcctggtgttctggtggtctagggcagcttggTGTCTAGGTGGTTTAGGGCAGCGTGATGGTCTAGGATAGTCtgatggtggtctagggcagcttgatggtggtgaaACATAGTCtgatggtggtctagggcagcttgaaggtggtgtagggcagcttgatggtggtgtagggcagcttgatgATGGTGTAGGGAGAATtgatggtggtctagggcagcttgatggtggtctAAGGCAGTTGATGGTGGtttagggcagcttgatggtggtgtagggcagcttgatggtggtgtagggcagcttgatggtggtctagggcagcttgatggtggtgtagggcagcttgatggtggtgtagggcagcttgatggtggtctagggcagcttgatggtggtgtagggcagcttgatgggggtctagggcagcttgatggtggtgtagggcagtctgatggtggtctagggcagcttgatggtggtgatGGGCAGCCTcatggtggtctagggcagctttATGGTGGTCTAAGGCAGTTGAGGGTGGTGTAGGGCAGCCTAATTTGATTCATCTGATGTTTCTTGGTGTGTGGTAGGTGCTACTCCAGGTGGTCCCTGAGCGCTGTGCCTCTCCCTGAGTTTAATGATGGGTTCTCCTGGTCCTTCTCCTGGTAGTGAGGGGCCTGGTCTCCTTCACCTGCTCCACTTCAATGAGAAATGACAGGGAGATCTTACATGTACATACAATGTCTGAAAAATAGGGATTACAGGGATTACAGGTTAAAGGGATAACTCTTAATGTGTGGTCAATGAATCATCTTTCTagctttggtaaaaaaaaaaaaaattcttgaTGACTGATTGTCGTCATTGACTCCATTTGTGACATTCTTCTCAAATTTGTGTTCTAGAGCCTTACCTGCAGACATAGAACAGGATGTAGGCAGTCTGTGCAATCGACTTCAGCACAGTGGCCTCATCTGTCCTCAAGACATGTGCGTCATCCAGGCAGAGCCACCCACTGCCACGGCTgtccaaaacatcactgatgtAGTGGCCTAGGGAACAAGGGAAACAAAATAGAGTGTACATTAAACTTTCATaattgtgtgtgcgtgcctgcataCCTTCGTGCCTGCATACCTGCATGCCTGCATACCTGTATACATGTTGTCTCCCAGATGTGAGATCACACTTGACAATTTGTAGATATTGTCTGGCTGGTGTCTCTGTAAGGAAACACATTTAAGAATAGGATTGTTATTTTGTCTACAGGATAGGGGTGCCTTCTATAACTGCCTTATTTTGATCCGCCCACTATCTCAACTATCTCAACTGGATCTAATTATCTGTTATctgttctatttctctctctctctctctctctctctctctctctctctctctctctctctctctctctctctctctctctctctctctctcctcaccacagCGGCTGCCTGCTGCTTTTCCTCACTGTCAgctggtttctctagctggtCAGAGGAATTTGAAGCTGGTGGGGGTATATCAAATATAGTGTAAATACAAACCAGAAAGTGAAGTGGAAACCTATCAACAAATATACTTTTAACTTCAGCTTCCGACATGCTTTCCTCAACAGTCCTGTTTCATGAGAGGGTATTATGCATGATGTCAGTAACATAATGTCCTACCTGGTCTATCAAGGGTGCCTTTCGGGGAGTTTGCAGGTTTGTTGTCCTTGTTGTTTTTCCCCAGGGAGCTTGCCCTGTGTAAATTGATGGCATTGAAAATAAATATCTAGTGTGTGAAAATCATGGTGTGTGTTGGCTACTCAATGTGCAATGTCCCCAAACAGAGTGTAAACCAACCTGGCTCCATACTGGACATGGGCTGTCTTCCCACATACGGCTGGGAGGGTTATTTCTGCAGGGATGGACATGGGATCATCCACCTTCTTTGGCTCCCAGTCGCCTGCAGTAAATCGCTTGATATGAAGCATTAGGACCCtgctcagagacagacaggcaggcaggcaggcattcacaaagacagacagacagacagacagacagacagacagacagacagacagacagagagagagagagacattcacaTACACAGACGACCAGGTAGGCATTCACACAGACAAAGGAATCAGTGTTGTACTCAATTCAATAACCCAGTTTGGTGAGTTAGATCAGGACTGTCAATTGTAATCTGAGATGATGATGGGGGGACTCACCGGGGCAGCGTGAGGAAGTGCATAGTCACAGATGCCATGCTGCCTGAGCACACCCTGCATGCACACTCTAACGCAGATGGCTAGGTGACAAAGGATAGCAATACAATTATGAACATTATGACATTAATGATAGTGTTCCTTGACATATTAACTCTTGGTTTAAGCTAAGTGCTGACCTTAAAGTAGAGGTCCAGGCTGTGTGGCAGGTAATGGCTCAGGCTCAGGGACAAGTGATTGTAATCCTCCTGACCATACACTATAACTCCACAGCTTCAGAAGTACAGAGAGAAATGCATCAGCTATCCAACACAAACCTTTTGATCCCTCTACACACTATCTTAATGCTTTACCTCTGTATCCTGCATGTTATGCTGACATTAAACCTCCTCACAAATGTGATGATGACATCAAGGTACACCATATACAAATGACAGCTGTTACCTGGTGCAGGTACGGGAAGTCTTCAGCTTGAATTCTAACTGCTTCACAGGGCAGGTGTATGGCTCTGGTGAGCCCTTTAATGCCATACCCTCCTCCTTCAGCTGAAAGAGGAGGAGCAACACACATTCATGGGCATCctaagagaagaatgggaaagaaGCAGAAAATACATAAACAACTACAACTGAAACAGAGCTGAGGAAAAACACTGTCACGTGTCCCAGGTTTATTGTTAAGTGAGTCTTTTAGCAAATAATATCTTACCTGTTCATAGTCTTCCTCATAGTCCTCATTGACAACGGAAAGACAGCGCTTGACTGTTTGTAGGATTTTCTTATTTTCCTTGTTCTTAGCATTAATAGTGCCTCCAGAAAGCCTGGCATGATGTAACTCGGCAAAGCAGCTGTGGAGGGAGACAAAGAGCATGCATTCAGGTTTCACTCTCTCACCTTGGCCACAGATTAGCTCTGTGCTTCTACTTTAGCTTCTGATCAAATATGATTCAACTGATTCCTGACTGTGACAGGAAATCATCTCTGGTATTAATCAGAAGCTGAGTTGGGTGTGGTTTTATCTTAAAAATCATATGAGACACTGAGTGTACGAAGGACAatatatatccatccatccatccatacctaCATTCATACATAGataaatagatagagagagagagagcgagatagatagagagagagagagatagatagatagatagatagatagatagatagatagatagatagatagagagagagagagagagagagagagagagagagagagagatagatagatagatagatagatagatagatagatagatagatagatagatagatagatagatagatacatacatacataccacaggaggttgatggcaacttaattggggaggaagggttcgtggtaatggctggagcggaatcagtggaatgctatcaaatacatcaaacatatggtttccatgtgtttgatgccattacaTTTGCTCCATTTCAGACATCATtacgagccgtcctcccctcagcagcctccactgacacataCATTGAGGCGGAACTTGTGTGCTGTAACTATAAGCGTCTAGGTGGGTGGGTCAGTGTGTGtacaggtgggacaggagggtGAGAGCGAGGCTGTATACCATAGCAgtttagaggagggggaggaactcCAGATGTTCTGCTGCCTCAGGATGTCTCTGCAAAATGCTGGCAGCCCCAGCAGGCACTGCAGAGCAGAGTTCATGAAGCAGGTGTTGCCTATATTAGGCAACCTGTGGGAAAGAAGCCATCAGTTACACACTAATATCTGAACTGTGGACCAAAGGTAAACTAATGAATGGATTTGTAAGGCATGAACACAAGATAACTCTGAGTACCACACggaattatgtgtgtgtgtgtgtgtgtgtgtgtgtgtgtgtgtgtttacccgaGGAGCTTGGTGTTGTCTTCGCCGTCGCCTGTGCAGTTCTGCTCCCCCAGCTGGGTGCTACTCTTGCTGAACAGGTTGGGAAGGCGAGCCATGGCTTCCCGAGACCTGACCGATGGcctggaggaagagagacagggtagaggccTCAGTAGCAGTAGCTCAACACCAATCGGTCTGTTTGAACACTGTTTTAATGTACAGGCATACAGATATTCCTTACCATGTCATGGTGTGAGTGACCACTCTTATGTAGAGTTGAGTGAGATGAAGGTGGCTATTGTATACAGTACTTACCTCTCCAAGGAGACAGAGGAAGCCTTCAGGTCAATGGAGGCCTctgcagagagagaccgagagacggAAAACGGTAAGAGAGAAGCTTTGTCAAAGATGAATTGAGACAAGTAGCACCAAAAAATGGCACCCGTTTACAGACCTGCGATGCCAGCAAATAGGGGTACCATTCTCTTTGTCTGTGGAACAACTgcccccacctctttgacctcagAGCTCATAAGATCTCTGTAAAGATACACAGACATATGCATTAGGTTAGCTACATTATATTGGCTTTTTCATTTCAATTTAATGGTGTTGGTTGGCATGAAATGAAGTGATATCAGGCTGCAGTACCTGGCAGTCTCACTGTCTTTGTTGGTCTCTCCATGGCggtgcagggggtttggagaggaggactggggggCAGGTGAGGAGACGTGAGTTGTGGAGGAAGGGCAGGCAGGACTGGGGGGAGTGGCAGAGGAGGATAACTGAGTTGAGACTGCCAGGGAAACAGAAGAAACACTAAAAGGGGAGGAGGTCTGTGATCCTtccactgaagaagaagaagaagaagagagagatgacatgtttagaaaggagagggaagagaggccgAAGAACTTGGAGAGAGTGGAAGGGGATCTGGCAGGGGATCCAGGGGGTGAAGGGGAGGGAGTGCCGATTGGTGTTCGGCCAGACAAGGGGTCGAGGGGCGTCAGAGATGTTGTAGACGGTTTCAAATGGAAAGAAGAGACAAAGGAAGAATCAAGTTGGTGGTGATCCTTTACGTTCTTCTTCTCCCGGTTTTTCCAAACTGACGCAGTTACCATGCTGGCATCCAATGACGTCAGTTTGGGTGGGATTGGGAACGGCGATGGACAGCGGCTCCCAATCCCGAGGCGAACTCTGCACTTCTTTTTCTGTTTGGAGAAAcattatatatgttatatttgaactAGCAGCAAATGTCACACCCAAACCACATGATCTGACCATAAAATAAAGAACTCGTTGCCCAATCATATTGAATTTTGTATCATAGGCTAACAAATagcaaaaatacatgtttataaaaataaaacCATTGTAACCATACAGTTATACCCTCTGTCCCAAATCCTGCTATTTGGCACAAATAAATAGACAATGAAACAACTAGTAATAGCTGAAAAGAATAGAATATACTCTAAATTGTAACAGAGTTAGACAAATTCTAGCCCAGAATTGACACATACCTTTTTACAGCAACACAAACATCCCATTTCAGTGTATTTGTAGACTGtgccttattttacagaacatcAAAATATGTTGCCCATTTcacattgtgatgtcataaaccAAATTATGATGCGCCTGTCTACGCGTTACCAGCGTAAATAGCCAACAAATCACACAcaccaaaatgttgaaaaattATTTACAAAATTAATTTATCATGTATTCAGAGTTATTCCTATTTcataaaatatacaaaataactaGGTTCTTGCCAATACACCTGTTTTTTATTGAGAAAACATTGGATTATCTTTCTCCCACGCTCCCTGGGCCACTGACGCGTGATTGTATGGGATATGGGAAGAGGCTAGGACATTCAAAGTAATGTTACTGTCTATCAGAATCAAAACAACTTTTATTGGCCAAGTGGCCTACATTCACACATTCACAGAATTTGACTATGAATTGGTGCTGCCATTAATAGACAAACGTAAAGACACATTTACAGCCTATACAATATAAAGTAAACATAAAACATATTTATTAGCTTCTATCTTCTTAAGATACTTTAGAGTAACATTTtattattgtcacgttctgaccttagttcctttgttttgtcttttgttttagtatggtcagggcgtgagttgggtgggttgtctatgttagtctttctatgattttctatttctgtatttggcctgatatggttctcaatcagaggcagctgtctatcgttgtccctgattgagaaccatatttagttagcctgttttcctttgtgttttgtgggtggttattttcagtctttgtgtgtctgcaccagacagaactgtttgggttttcactttgttgttttgtattttgaagTGTTCTTTCAtcattaaataagatgaacacttaccatgctgtgCTTTGGTCCGCTCCTCCTTCCACCTACGAGGAGAATCGTTACAATTATGGAACGTAAAATGCATATTCCACTTCAGTTGACGCTGATCTGATACAGATGGAACGTAGCTTTGCAATGGTTGTTAGGAGGACCTTTGAAAAggagagctgcacactctagCGCAGACTCAATTATTTAATAACCTAATATCCAACCTTTCTGAccgacaagctgtcttcatcagcgTATACTGTTAGGAGCACCTTAACACAGATGGATCTATTCATCTCTGACCGTACCTCATTGAAAAGTTGCCACTCTGCCTAGTGACTGTAAACTAAACAAAAATACTAACGTTAGTACATTTGTTGTATATTTGCTGTTCTGTAAACCCAGTTGGTCACTACCACACCAGTCACAACTGTCAACAGATCATGACATAAATGCAAAGCATCATTTGTTCTCGCAGAGTAGATTGTAGATCCTACTACCACCAGGGAACAATCCATTATTCAGCCCTACCATAAAAAgtacccttatctctctctcactttcccctttctccttcattccctgttttcctctctccacctctctcttccccctctcctcccctaggTGGACACCCTGACCCTGGAGCTTGTGGCAGAGCGCAGCATGGCCCAGAAGAGTGAGAATGCGCGCCAGCAGCTGGAGAGGCAGAACAAGGACTTGCGGGCCAAGCTGGGCGAGCTGGAGGGTTCCGTGAAGAGCCGGTTCAAGGCCTCCATCACCGCCCTGGAGGCCAAGATACTGCAGCTGCAGCAACTCCATACCTTTTTAGACAAGGTGAAATAGGAGACCAAGACGCAGGAGGAATTCATGAGGGCCTTAGAACAAGCTCAGCCCGTTGGAAGAGAGGTTCTTGAATGTGATCTAAATGTTAATGTGATCAATGTAATGAGTCAAAAGCAATCTTAAGAGATGTACTTGAAGATCTATGACTGACAGCCTTTGTTACAGTGCGGTTCCTGTGGTGCTCTAACTGTCCTATGACCTCATTCCTCTGTCCTCCTATCAGGGAGCGAGCAGCGGCCAATAAGCTTGTGAGACGGACAGAGAAGAAGCTGAAGGAGGTGTGCATGCAGGTGGAGGACGAGCGCCGCCATTCCGACCAGTACAAGGAACAGGTGAGGAGCTTGTCACGGAAGTTTGGACGTCCCAGATTTTAAAGataaatatgtaactttttgggagaCTTAACCAAATGAATATAGAAATTTGAGTTATAGATATTTAATTATCATTGAAAACAAGTCTAAGAAGCGATAGATCTGGTCTAAGTGCTCCATTTCTATGCTTTCcgttaagtttagtttttgcgtcttttactttcggttttgtacaacaGCTGAAAATGTATAGATTTTTGGTTATggattctctacacaatgactgcttgttttgaCATAAACAGAAATTATGCGAATTCTGCATAGTGCATTTTTAAGATGTACACAGCTAAAGAAGGAATTCTATCCAATTCAGTACAACTCGCAAAGGTGGGACAGGATTGGATAGGTGTGAAGATTTAGGATTGGAGTCTTTCC
This sequence is a window from Oncorhynchus mykiss isolate Arlee chromosome 13, USDA_OmykA_1.1, whole genome shotgun sequence. Protein-coding genes within it:
- the LOC118938081 gene encoding ubiquitin carboxyl-terminal hydrolase 37-like, which gives rise to MALKGSPEPYTCPVKQLEFKLKTSRTCTSCGVIVYGQEDYNHLSLSLSHYLPHSLDLYFKPSALECACRVCSGSMASVTMHFLTLPRVLMLHIKRFTAGDWEPKKVDDPMSIPAEITLPAVCGKTAHVQYGARLVYTLFGDIAH